A single genomic interval of Mesotoga infera harbors:
- a CDS encoding 2Fe-2S iron-sulfur cluster binding domain-containing protein yields the protein MEIIISALVVGGISAVLAAVLTIADALVNNYGEVNITVNESKSYKVKGGSTLLSTLAGEKIFIPSACGGKGSCGLCKVKVLSDIGPVLPTELPYLSPKEKKDNIRLSCQVKVKSDVSIEIPEELFNIREYLSTVSSIENVTHDIKEVFFDLEEEIRFKAGQYVQLIVPGYGDIKGETMRAYSMSSQPSVRNGFELLIRLVPNGIVTTYVHKMLRVGDKIRILGPFGEFFLRETDSDIIFIAGGSGMAPIKSIVLDMMEKGVERNAYYFFGARSKKDLFYLEKMKEIESKMPNFHFIPALSDPLPEDDWEGEVGLITDVVDSYLAEQGEKPSREGYLCGSPGMINACISVLKKHSILEENIYYDKFG from the coding sequence TTGGAAATAATCATCTCTGCTCTGGTCGTCGGAGGGATCTCCGCAGTACTGGCTGCCGTTCTTACAATCGCAGATGCCCTGGTTAACAACTATGGAGAAGTAAATATCACGGTAAATGAATCCAAGAGCTACAAGGTGAAGGGCGGATCGACTCTACTTTCCACTCTCGCGGGAGAGAAGATCTTCATCCCCTCGGCATGTGGAGGCAAGGGTAGTTGCGGACTGTGCAAGGTCAAGGTCCTGAGTGATATCGGACCTGTTCTTCCCACGGAACTGCCTTATCTCTCTCCCAAAGAAAAGAAGGACAATATTCGGCTCTCATGTCAGGTGAAAGTCAAGAGCGATGTGTCTATCGAGATTCCCGAAGAGCTCTTCAACATACGTGAGTACCTTTCAACCGTCTCATCCATAGAGAATGTCACTCATGATATCAAGGAAGTCTTCTTCGATCTTGAAGAAGAGATAAGGTTTAAAGCTGGTCAATATGTCCAACTGATTGTACCAGGTTACGGAGATATAAAGGGAGAGACAATGAGAGCCTATTCAATGTCATCTCAGCCCTCCGTGAGGAACGGATTCGAACTGCTGATAAGGCTGGTTCCTAATGGAATTGTAACAACTTACGTTCACAAGATGCTTAGAGTGGGAGACAAGATAAGAATCCTTGGACCGTTTGGAGAGTTCTTTCTCAGAGAGACCGATTCAGATATAATATTCATTGCCGGTGGCTCAGGGATGGCTCCAATCAAGTCGATTGTACTGGACATGATGGAGAAAGGCGTAGAAAGGAATGCGTATTATTTCTTTGGAGCAAGGAGCAAGAAGGATCTCTTCTATCTTGAGAAAATGAAGGAGATTGAAAGCAAAATGCCTAACTTCCATTTCATACCGGCTTTGTCCGACCCCCTGCCAGAAGACGACTGGGAAGGCGAAGTAGGACTGATAACCGATGTGGTTGACAGTTACCTCGCCGAGCAGGGAGAAAAGCCTTCTAGAGAGGGTTATCTCTGTGGAAGCCCCGGGATGATAAATGCCTGTATAAGTGTACTTAAGAAGCACAGCATACTGGAAGAAAATATCTACTACGACAAATTCGGATAG
- a CDS encoding NADH:ubiquinone reductase (Na(+)-transporting) subunit E (Part of the NQR complex which consists of NqrA, NqrB, NqrC, NqrD, NqrE and NqrF; NQR complex catalyzes the reduction of ubiquinone-1 to ubiquinol by two successive reactions, coupled with the transport of Na(+) ions from the cytoplasm to the periplasm; NqrE is probably involved in the second step, the conversion of ubisemiquinone to ubiquinol.) → MGVPLNPFVIMIAAALTSNMVLSNFLGMCSFISVSRDIKTANGLGMAVTFVLTLTSVLNYIVYYYILIPLNLIYLRYIVFIVVIAAFVQFLEMVIDRFSPALYINLGIFLPLITVNCAILGGVLFMIIREYNLIQSLFFGFGSGAGWWLAIVALSAMRMRLREKDLPPQLVGPGITMIIIGIMALAFMGFSGMLPVQ, encoded by the coding sequence ATGGGAGTTCCGCTTAATCCTTTTGTCATAATGATCGCTGCGGCTCTTACGAGCAATATGGTTCTGAGTAACTTTCTCGGAATGTGCTCGTTCATCTCTGTATCGAGAGATATAAAGACGGCCAATGGCCTTGGGATGGCAGTAACCTTCGTTCTAACACTGACATCGGTCTTGAATTATATAGTCTACTACTATATTCTTATTCCGCTGAATCTCATCTATCTCCGATACATCGTATTCATCGTAGTAATTGCTGCATTTGTGCAGTTTCTGGAGATGGTGATTGACAGGTTTTCTCCAGCGCTCTATATCAATCTGGGAATCTTTTTGCCCCTGATAACCGTGAACTGTGCGATCCTTGGCGGCGTTTTGTTCATGATCATCAGAGAATACAACCTGATACAGTCGCTGTTCTTTGGGTTTGGATCCGGAGCAGGCTGGTGGCTGGCAATAGTCGCGCTATCTGCGATGAGAATGAGACTTAGAGAAAAGGATCTTCCCCCTCAGTTGGTGGGGCCCGGTATAACCATGATAATCATCGGCATTATGGCTCTCGCCTTTATGGGCTTTTCGGGCATGCTGCCCGTTCAGTAA
- a CDS encoding NADH:ubiquinone reductase (Na(+)-transporting) subunit D, with protein sequence MAESKKTIFLANIWKNNPVIVQILGICSALAVTNNLTNTLIMGIGLIFTTAFSSLTISALRRHIPKNVRMMIQVLIIASYVIILDIVLKAYLPSISKALGPYVGLIITNCIIMGRAEAFAQSHGPVLSFIDGISAGIGYSLILLAVAFIRELLGFGTLFGLRVMPEGFTPWVIMIMAPSAFFILGAIIWIARTPIVKKK encoded by the coding sequence ATGGCTGAATCGAAGAAGACGATCTTCCTCGCGAATATCTGGAAGAACAACCCCGTAATTGTGCAGATACTCGGGATTTGCTCGGCCCTGGCGGTAACTAACAATCTCACAAACACACTAATAATGGGAATAGGTCTCATTTTTACCACGGCATTCTCTTCACTCACTATTTCGGCTCTCAGAAGGCATATTCCCAAGAATGTACGAATGATGATTCAGGTTCTAATAATCGCCTCTTACGTCATAATCCTGGATATTGTTCTGAAGGCCTATCTTCCTTCCATAAGTAAGGCTCTAGGTCCTTACGTCGGTTTGATTATCACTAACTGCATAATTATGGGCAGGGCTGAGGCATTTGCGCAATCACATGGGCCGGTTCTTTCATTCATTGACGGAATCTCCGCTGGAATAGGCTATTCGCTGATTCTTCTGGCAGTGGCCTTCATCAGGGAGCTGCTTGGATTCGGAACTTTGTTTGGATTGAGAGTTATGCCTGAAGGCTTCACTCCCTGGGTAATCATGATTATGGCGCCCAGTGCCTTCTTCATACTTGGCGCCATAATTTGGATCGCGCGCACACCTATCGTAAAGAAGAAGTGA